The following are encoded in a window of Carya illinoinensis cultivar Pawnee chromosome 15, C.illinoinensisPawnee_v1, whole genome shotgun sequence genomic DNA:
- the LOC122297207 gene encoding uncharacterized protein LOC122297207 isoform X1 produces MASDLQAAEEQQLPSQTIQIYPPSSDVISPFWREKYEREAKKYWDIFYKRHQDRFFKDRHYLDKEWGHHFSGSGRKEILEAGCGAGNTIFPLLATYPDVFVYACDFSPRAVNLVQMHKDFNESRVSAFVCDLTVDDLSKQISSSSLDIVTMIFVLSAVSPEKMSLALQNIRKVLKPNGYVLFRDYATGDLAQERFTLKDQKISENFYVRGDGTRAFYFSEEFLRNLFKENGFDVEELGLCCKQVENRSRELVMNRRWIQAVFRLSDDVNSSSIMEAAVKGSSGQEDIEPGVKENSLMGLVKNFEVDISEGVAADMFGTSLSNDFEMIDVNVRGSNYKIRVLSREYQHTCKSTGLMLWESARLVASVLAQNPSIVAGKRVLELGSGCGGICSMVATRSADLVVATDGDASALDLLTQNITSNLKPPFLSKLISKRVQWGNKDHIEAIKEISNRGFDIIIGTDVTYIPEAILPLFETAKELISSKGGITWEQEPAFILCHVLHRVDEPSILSAASKFGFRLIDKWPAGTQNNPSKGIICSWFSQNASEDYIPSTALNILYFQTE; encoded by the exons ATGGCGTCTGATTTGCAAGCAGCTGAGGAGCAACAACTGCCATCCCAGACGATACAAATATATCCTCCCTCTAGCGATGTTATCTCCCCCTTCTGgcgag AGAAATATGAAAGAGAAGCTAAGAAGTATTGGGATATCTTTTACAAACGGCATCAAGATAga TTTTTCAAAGATCGTCACTACTTGGACAAGGAGTGGGGCCACCATTTCTCT gGATCAGGAAGAAAAGAGATTTTGGAG GCTGGCTGTGGAGCTGGAAACACCATCTTTCCCTTGCTTGCTACATATCCGGATGTTTTTGTGTATGCATGCGATTTCTCACCACGTGCTGTTAACTTGGTTCAG ATGCATAAAGACTTCAATGAATCCCGAGTTAGTGCATTTGTTTGTGATTTGACAGTTGATGATCTAAGCAAGcaaatttcttcatcttcactTGATATAGTGACCATG ATTTTTGTGTTATCTGCAGTTTCCCCAGAGAAGATGTCTCTAGCGTTGCAGAACATTAGAAAAGTTCTCAAG ccaAATGGGTACGTGTTGTTTCGTGATTATGCCACTGGTGACCTTGCTCAG GAAAGGTTTACTCTCAAGGATCAAAAGATTAGTGAAAACTTTTATGTCAGGGGTGATGGCACT CGAGCTTTCTATTTTTCTGAAGAGTTcttgagaaatttatttaaagaaaatggatTTGATGTTGAAGAACTTGGTTTGTGTTGCAAACAAGTTGAGAACCGCTCGAGGGAGTTGGTGATGAATCG GCGTTGGATCCAAGCTGTTTTCCGACTTTCAGACGATGTAAATTCTTCTTCTATTATGGAAGCTGCAGTTAAGGGCTCTTCTGGTCAAGAGGATATTGAGCCTGGAGTCAAGGAGAATTCGTTGATGGGGCTTGTGAAGAACTTTGAAGTTGACATATCTGAGGGGGTTGCAGCTGATATGTTTGGAACTTCACTTTCCAATGATTTTGAG ATGATTGATGTCAACGTTAGAGGATCTAACTACAAGATTAGAGTGCTGTCTAGAGAGTATCAACATACATGCAAATCTACCGGCTTGATGCTCTGGGAATCAGCTCGCCTAGTGGCTTCTGTACTAGCACAAAATCCTAGCATCGTTGCTGGGAAAAGGGTGTTAGAGTTGGGGTCTGGCTGTGGAGGCATCTGCTCTATGGTTGCCACTAGATCTGCTGACCTAGTAGTTGCCACTGATGGGGATGCAAGTGCTCTTGACCTATTGACCCAAAATATCACTTCAAATCTCAAGCCACCATTTCTTTCCAAGTTGATCTCGAAGAGAGTACAGTGGGGGAATAAGGACCACATAGAAGCCATCAAGGAAATTAGTAATAGAGGATTTGATATCATTATAGGCACAGATGTGACTTACATTCCTGAAGCCATTTTGCCCTTGTTTGAAACTGCGAAGGAATTGATTTCATCCAAAGGAGGCATTACATGGGAACAGGAACCTGCATTCATTCTTTGCCATGTCTTGCACCGAGTCGATGAGCCATCCATACTTTCAGCTGCATCCAAGTTTGGTTTTAGGCTTATCGATAAGTGGCCTGCAGGAACTCAAAATAATCCATCTAAGGGCATTATCTGTTCCTGGTTCTCACAGAATGCTTCTGAGGATTATATTCCAAGTACTGCATTGAATATATTGTACTTCCAAACAGAGTGA
- the LOC122297207 gene encoding uncharacterized protein LOC122297207 isoform X2 — protein sequence MASDLQAAEEQQLPSQTIQIYPPSSDVISPFWRVFQRSSLLGQGVGPPFLWIRKKRDFGGWLWSWKHHLSLACYISGCFCMHKDFNESRVSAFVCDLTVDDLSKQISSSSLDIVTMIFVLSAVSPEKMSLALQNIRKVLKPNGYVLFRDYATGDLAQERFTLKDQKISENFYVRGDGTRAFYFSEEFLRNLFKENGFDVEELGLCCKQVENRSRELVMNRRWIQAVFRLSDDVNSSSIMEAAVKGSSGQEDIEPGVKENSLMGLVKNFEVDISEGVAADMFGTSLSNDFEMIDVNVRGSNYKIRVLSREYQHTCKSTGLMLWESARLVASVLAQNPSIVAGKRVLELGSGCGGICSMVATRSADLVVATDGDASALDLLTQNITSNLKPPFLSKLISKRVQWGNKDHIEAIKEISNRGFDIIIGTDVTYIPEAILPLFETAKELISSKGGITWEQEPAFILCHVLHRVDEPSILSAASKFGFRLIDKWPAGTQNNPSKGIICSWFSQNASEDYIPSTALNILYFQTE from the exons ATGGCGTCTGATTTGCAAGCAGCTGAGGAGCAACAACTGCCATCCCAGACGATACAAATATATCCTCCCTCTAGCGATGTTATCTCCCCCTTCTGgcgag TTTTTCAAAGATCGTCACTACTTGGACAAGGAGTGGGGCCACCATTTCTCT gGATCAGGAAGAAAAGAGATTTTGGAG GCTGGCTGTGGAGCTGGAAACACCATCTTTCCCTTGCTTGCTACATATCCGGATGTTTTTGT ATGCATAAAGACTTCAATGAATCCCGAGTTAGTGCATTTGTTTGTGATTTGACAGTTGATGATCTAAGCAAGcaaatttcttcatcttcactTGATATAGTGACCATG ATTTTTGTGTTATCTGCAGTTTCCCCAGAGAAGATGTCTCTAGCGTTGCAGAACATTAGAAAAGTTCTCAAG ccaAATGGGTACGTGTTGTTTCGTGATTATGCCACTGGTGACCTTGCTCAG GAAAGGTTTACTCTCAAGGATCAAAAGATTAGTGAAAACTTTTATGTCAGGGGTGATGGCACT CGAGCTTTCTATTTTTCTGAAGAGTTcttgagaaatttatttaaagaaaatggatTTGATGTTGAAGAACTTGGTTTGTGTTGCAAACAAGTTGAGAACCGCTCGAGGGAGTTGGTGATGAATCG GCGTTGGATCCAAGCTGTTTTCCGACTTTCAGACGATGTAAATTCTTCTTCTATTATGGAAGCTGCAGTTAAGGGCTCTTCTGGTCAAGAGGATATTGAGCCTGGAGTCAAGGAGAATTCGTTGATGGGGCTTGTGAAGAACTTTGAAGTTGACATATCTGAGGGGGTTGCAGCTGATATGTTTGGAACTTCACTTTCCAATGATTTTGAG ATGATTGATGTCAACGTTAGAGGATCTAACTACAAGATTAGAGTGCTGTCTAGAGAGTATCAACATACATGCAAATCTACCGGCTTGATGCTCTGGGAATCAGCTCGCCTAGTGGCTTCTGTACTAGCACAAAATCCTAGCATCGTTGCTGGGAAAAGGGTGTTAGAGTTGGGGTCTGGCTGTGGAGGCATCTGCTCTATGGTTGCCACTAGATCTGCTGACCTAGTAGTTGCCACTGATGGGGATGCAAGTGCTCTTGACCTATTGACCCAAAATATCACTTCAAATCTCAAGCCACCATTTCTTTCCAAGTTGATCTCGAAGAGAGTACAGTGGGGGAATAAGGACCACATAGAAGCCATCAAGGAAATTAGTAATAGAGGATTTGATATCATTATAGGCACAGATGTGACTTACATTCCTGAAGCCATTTTGCCCTTGTTTGAAACTGCGAAGGAATTGATTTCATCCAAAGGAGGCATTACATGGGAACAGGAACCTGCATTCATTCTTTGCCATGTCTTGCACCGAGTCGATGAGCCATCCATACTTTCAGCTGCATCCAAGTTTGGTTTTAGGCTTATCGATAAGTGGCCTGCAGGAACTCAAAATAATCCATCTAAGGGCATTATCTGTTCCTGGTTCTCACAGAATGCTTCTGAGGATTATATTCCAAGTACTGCATTGAATATATTGTACTTCCAAACAGAGTGA
- the LOC122297207 gene encoding uncharacterized protein LOC122297207 isoform X3 has protein sequence MLSPPSGEFFKDRHYLDKEWGHHFSGSGRKEILEAGCGAGNTIFPLLATYPDVFVYACDFSPRAVNLVQMHKDFNESRVSAFVCDLTVDDLSKQISSSSLDIVTMIFVLSAVSPEKMSLALQNIRKVLKPNGYVLFRDYATGDLAQERFTLKDQKISENFYVRGDGTRAFYFSEEFLRNLFKENGFDVEELGLCCKQVENRSRELVMNRRWIQAVFRLSDDVNSSSIMEAAVKGSSGQEDIEPGVKENSLMGLVKNFEVDISEGVAADMFGTSLSNDFEMIDVNVRGSNYKIRVLSREYQHTCKSTGLMLWESARLVASVLAQNPSIVAGKRVLELGSGCGGICSMVATRSADLVVATDGDASALDLLTQNITSNLKPPFLSKLISKRVQWGNKDHIEAIKEISNRGFDIIIGTDVTYIPEAILPLFETAKELISSKGGITWEQEPAFILCHVLHRVDEPSILSAASKFGFRLIDKWPAGTQNNPSKGIICSWFSQNASEDYIPSTALNILYFQTE, from the exons ATGTTATCTCCCCCTTCTGgcgag TTTTTCAAAGATCGTCACTACTTGGACAAGGAGTGGGGCCACCATTTCTCT gGATCAGGAAGAAAAGAGATTTTGGAG GCTGGCTGTGGAGCTGGAAACACCATCTTTCCCTTGCTTGCTACATATCCGGATGTTTTTGTGTATGCATGCGATTTCTCACCACGTGCTGTTAACTTGGTTCAG ATGCATAAAGACTTCAATGAATCCCGAGTTAGTGCATTTGTTTGTGATTTGACAGTTGATGATCTAAGCAAGcaaatttcttcatcttcactTGATATAGTGACCATG ATTTTTGTGTTATCTGCAGTTTCCCCAGAGAAGATGTCTCTAGCGTTGCAGAACATTAGAAAAGTTCTCAAG ccaAATGGGTACGTGTTGTTTCGTGATTATGCCACTGGTGACCTTGCTCAG GAAAGGTTTACTCTCAAGGATCAAAAGATTAGTGAAAACTTTTATGTCAGGGGTGATGGCACT CGAGCTTTCTATTTTTCTGAAGAGTTcttgagaaatttatttaaagaaaatggatTTGATGTTGAAGAACTTGGTTTGTGTTGCAAACAAGTTGAGAACCGCTCGAGGGAGTTGGTGATGAATCG GCGTTGGATCCAAGCTGTTTTCCGACTTTCAGACGATGTAAATTCTTCTTCTATTATGGAAGCTGCAGTTAAGGGCTCTTCTGGTCAAGAGGATATTGAGCCTGGAGTCAAGGAGAATTCGTTGATGGGGCTTGTGAAGAACTTTGAAGTTGACATATCTGAGGGGGTTGCAGCTGATATGTTTGGAACTTCACTTTCCAATGATTTTGAG ATGATTGATGTCAACGTTAGAGGATCTAACTACAAGATTAGAGTGCTGTCTAGAGAGTATCAACATACATGCAAATCTACCGGCTTGATGCTCTGGGAATCAGCTCGCCTAGTGGCTTCTGTACTAGCACAAAATCCTAGCATCGTTGCTGGGAAAAGGGTGTTAGAGTTGGGGTCTGGCTGTGGAGGCATCTGCTCTATGGTTGCCACTAGATCTGCTGACCTAGTAGTTGCCACTGATGGGGATGCAAGTGCTCTTGACCTATTGACCCAAAATATCACTTCAAATCTCAAGCCACCATTTCTTTCCAAGTTGATCTCGAAGAGAGTACAGTGGGGGAATAAGGACCACATAGAAGCCATCAAGGAAATTAGTAATAGAGGATTTGATATCATTATAGGCACAGATGTGACTTACATTCCTGAAGCCATTTTGCCCTTGTTTGAAACTGCGAAGGAATTGATTTCATCCAAAGGAGGCATTACATGGGAACAGGAACCTGCATTCATTCTTTGCCATGTCTTGCACCGAGTCGATGAGCCATCCATACTTTCAGCTGCATCCAAGTTTGGTTTTAGGCTTATCGATAAGTGGCCTGCAGGAACTCAAAATAATCCATCTAAGGGCATTATCTGTTCCTGGTTCTCACAGAATGCTTCTGAGGATTATATTCCAAGTACTGCATTGAATATATTGTACTTCCAAACAGAGTGA